The DNA region CCCACGGTCTCCCCAGGGCCGTACTGCCCGCGACTGACTCAGAGGAGCCTCCTGGCTGCCCCATCCCccggcacaggcacaggcacaggcacaggagGGGGGGGTCCGGGGTTCAAGGGCACGggggcatggggagggggcaaatgaaggaaggagagacCCAGTGCCAGCTGCCTTGTTAAGCTCCGGCGCCATGGGAGGAGGGTGCCGACCAGGGCCCTGGGCAGTGGTGGCGTGGTGGGTGGGGAGGCCTGTCTGACCAGGGGCCTCAGGCCTCAGGAGAGTGGGCACGGGCACCCGGCCCAGGGGAAGCttcgttatttatttgtttcctgcgGGAGGGAGCCTGTTCTTCGTCCTGGGGCAGCCTTTCGCTAACACAGAGACCTGAGAGAGGAGCTTCCCCGGCGTCAGGGCTCCCCCCAGGTGGTGTCAGGGCTCCAGCAGCCTCCCCAGCCCGTGCAGGCTCTTGAAGTGACCTGGCCGGCCTTCCGGGGGTGGCCCAGtttcccacccagcccccatcgcCGGAGCCGCGGCCAGGGGACCCCATTCAGCCGCAGCCAGGCGCCGCGGGCCCCTGGGAACCGCATTCAGCCGGAGCCCGCCCCTTCCTGGCCCGGCATTCAGCCCTCACCCGGGAAGCGCCCCAActggggcgggcgggcggggggccGTGGCGCGGTGTCGCCCGCTCGGGTCTCACTGCGGGGCTGGCGGCCTCTGTATCCAGCCCGGCGAAGGCCGAGGGCAGCAGCCGCGGAAGCAAACCTGTCTGGCGGTGGCCCAGCTGTGTGCTGCCTGGCTCAGTAAACTGAGTCTTCTCTCCAAAGCCGGCCCctcttccaggaagccttcctggaTGCTCGTCCAGGTGTCCGGGAGAGACCGCAGCTGAGGTCTATCCCTCGGGCTTTCTTTGGCCTCTCAGGAGCAAGGGGCGCAGGGTGCCAGGGTCGGAACGCAAGGGAGACCAGGCGGGCGTAGGGGAGGCGgtcaggaaattaaaaaaaaaaaattttaatatctttattgattgattggatagaaacagtcagaaatcgagagagaaaggagggagagagtgggtgagacagagagacccccgcagccctgcttcaccacttgtgaagctttccccctgcaggtgggggccgggggcttgaacccgggtccttgagcactgtgacatgtgcgccaccacccagccccgcggTCTGGGAATTTGGGGGCTGAACGACTGGGGATTCGGTGCTGCtgtgcaggggcctggggagcaCCTATGTGGGGGTGCCAGGCTGCAGGGATCCAGGAATTTTGGGTGCAGATGTCCCTTGGCGGCTGTCAGGTTTCAGGGCTGTGGGGTGACAGAGGGGCCCCGGAGGTCCAGGTGATCAGTGCCCGCACCCCGGTCCGCCGCGGGCCCTTTAAAAGGCGGGGCCACGCCGGGCCACGCCCACGGGACGCAGCGCGCACGCGCGGACACCACGTGTGCGGAAGTGACTCCGGCCACTCGCGCCAACAGTCGGGGACGCAAGCGCCGCCCGACCCCCGACTTCCGGCAGCAGGGCGCCGGTTCCCGCAGCCGCTCCAGCACTGAGACGCCGGTGCGGGGTCCCCGCAGGCGGGACGTGGGCTGCACCCCCACAGCGAGATGACCCACAACCTGGTGTGTCCGCAGACGGCGAGCAGGTGAGGGGGGTCGCGGCTGAGGGGGGTCGGGGCTGCGGGGGGTCGGCGCTGAGGGGTCGCGGCCGAGGGGGGTCGCGGCCGAGGGGTCCGGGCTGAGGGGGGTCGCGGCTGAGGGGGGTCGCGGCTGAGGGGGGTCGGCGCTGAGGGGGGTCGCGGCCGAGGGGGGTCGGGGCTGAGGGGGGTCGCGGCTGAGGGGGGTCGGCGCTGAGGGGGGTCGCGGCTGAGGGGGGTCGGCGCTGAGGGGGGTCGCGGCTGCGGGGGGTCGCGGCCGAGGGGGGTCGCGGCTGCGGGGGGTCGCGGCTGAGGGGGGTCGGCGCTGAGGGGGGTCGCGGCTGAGGGGGGTCGGCGCTGAGGGGGGTCGCGGCTGAGGGGGGTCGCGGCTGCGGGGGGTCGCGGCTGAGGGGGGTCGCGGCCGAGGGGGGTCGGGGCTGAGGGGTCGGGGCTGCGGGGGGGTCGCGGCCGAGGGGGGTCGCGGCTGAGGGGGGTCGCGGCTGAGGGGGGTCGCGGCTGCGGGGGGTCGCGGCCGAGGGGGGTCGCGGCCGAGGGGGGTCGGGGCTGAGGGGTCGGGGCTGCGGGGGGGTCGCGGCCGAGGGGTCGCGGCTGAGGGGACCCGGGGCTGAAGCTGGTGTCAGGTATGCATCTTGGGTCAGAGTCAGTATCGGGGTCAGAGGTCAGTCTGCCGTCCGTGCGAGTCTGGGGTTCTGGGGTTCTGAGCCCGGGGTCTGCTCATTCCTCCCCGTCGCCTCCCTCCACAGGGTGAGCTCCGTGCTGAACCGCGACACCCGCCAGTTTGGGAAGAAGCACCTGTTTGACCAGCGGGAGGAGACGTGCTGGACCTCAGACCAGgcggggcggcgcggggcggCGCGGCGGCGcggggggaggcgggggggggggcggcccgGCGGTGACAGCCTCCCGTCCCCAGGGCCCCTCGCAGTGGGTGCTGCTGGAGTTTCCCCAGCGCGTGCGCCTGTCCTGCTTGCAGCTCCAGTTCCAGGGCGGCTTCTGCAGCCGCCGCGGCCGCCTGCACGGTAGGTACCGGGGGCGGGGGCCCGGGTCTCCCGGGTGGGGGGGTCCCGGGAAGGCCCGGCCGCCTCACCACCCGCGTCCCGCAGGAGCCCAGGGCAGCGAGCCCCTGGCCGGCATCGCCGATTTCTACCCCGAGGACGGCAACTCCCTGCAGATATCCTGCACCGGTCGGCTCCCCTCCTCAGTCGGCCCCGGGGTGTGGGGCTGAGGGACCCGGCTCCCCGTTTCTTTCCCTTGACGTACCCCTCACACCTTCCCGGTGCCGCCGGCTGAAGTGGACCGGCTGAGACTGACCCTAGAGGATGCCAGCGACCTGTTCGGCCGTGTGGTCGTCTACCACCTGCGGGTGCTGGGGGAGAAGCTGGCCTGAGCCGCTGCCCCCAGGAAGCCCTCCAGGACGCCCTCCGCACAGAAGGTTTATTGGTCGCTCGTGGGGACACCTCCACCCCCTGCTGGCTGTGGTCCCGGGTCCCAGCCCCTGCGTAGCCTGTCCCACTTCCTTCCCTGAGTTCCGATTTGTGTGGCGGCAGTCAGTGGGGCTCCGGGCCCAGGCCGGTCTGGAAGAGCCGGAGGATGTGGGTCTCGATGGCCTGTTGGACTGGACACGTGGGGGGTGGTGAGCCCAATCCCGCGGCCTCCATAAAGTGCCCTCTGGCCAACCTGCACCTGCGTGTGACTGGGGGAGCCTCGTCGGGGGTACGGGCACCCCTTATTCACCCAGAGCCGGGCCTCGCAGACCCGAGCTCTCCCTGGCACTGTGGCGCCTCCCCTGTTGTACTGGGGCTCAGCAAGGCAGACACTGTCCAGGGAGTTAGCTCCTCGATCCCCACTCCCTGCCCACCTGTGtctccccccccaacactttttctttcctttctgataAACACCAGCTCTACCACTCGCtcggaagcttccccctgcaggtggggaccggaggcttgaacctgggtccttgcgcacacgACGTCCGCCCTCAGTTGGGGTGTGCACCCCTCCACAAGTGTATTttttggttatctctggggtctcGTTCAATTTTCAAGTGGAGACAGACAGATGCTCTGAAGTCCTCCCCAGTGTGCCCCCCAGCCCAGTCCCAGTCTCCCCTGTAAGCTAGCTCACGTGTCTTGAACCCGGGACTGCACCTACCTCTGCGGAAGCCCAGGGCCACGGCCAGGTCCATGGGGGTGTAGCCAGAGTCAGCCTCTGTGGTCAGGTCCGCTCCACGGGCTGCAGGCAGAGCAGGTGCTGGGGTGCCACAAGGCCCTGAGCACCACCCCCGACCAGGAGGGACCCCCTGGGGGACCCCACTCACCCAGCAGGGCCTCCACACATTTAACGTGGTTCCCACGCACAGCGTACAGCAGAGGGGTGCCTCCGTTCTGCAAGGGGGCACGGGTGTCACTCTGCCTGCCACCACCCAAGGCCAGTCCCCTGGATCTCAGCTCAGGCCCTTAGGGACCTCTCCTAGGGGGCCTGGGCCCCCTCACGGCCCCCGAGGCTGCCAGTGCACCGGCCGTCTCGCCCTCCCTCCGTCCCGTTCTCACCCAGTCGTAGATGTTGATGTCCACGTCGCGCTCTAGCAGCAGCCCCACGATGTCCGTGTAGCCGCCGGTGCTGGCCAGGGACAGGGCGCTCTCCCGCTCCTTGGCCAGGGCGTGGGGGTCGGCGCCCTGCGGCAGAGGTGGGCTGCGGGTCCTGGGGGGCACAGACTCGGGGACCCCCGGGCCCCCGCACCTGCCTGCCCGCAGGAACTCACCCACTCCAGCAGGAGGCGCACCGTCTCGATCTCCCCGAAGGCGGCGGCCCAGATGAGGGGCGTGAAGCCTCGATCATCAGGCTTGTTCACCAGATTGTCGCCTACAGAAATGGGGGTCGGGGTCAAGGGTCAGGGGCCGGGGCGGGCGCGGGGCGGGCCAGGGCACACTCACCTCTGCGCAGCTGCTCCCTCAGCTGGCTCAGCTCCCCCTGCGCCGCCAGCTGGTGGATGGACAGGGCTGCGGGGAAGGGGACACGGCGTCCTGACCTGGCCCCCAGACCCGGCCCCCCAGAAGGACCCCCACACACTCACAGTCCAGGGTGGCAGGCAGTGCCGAGACCTCGTTCCCTCGCTGCCGGTTGGTGAGGGTGGTGGAGTGCTTCAGCGAGCTGCCTGCAGGAGATGGGACCCCGCGCCCCGGGGGCTCAAGCACCCAGCTTCCAGCAAGTCGCCCCCCACCCAgtggcccctgagcccctgacagCTGCCTGTGTGCCTGCCTTCACGTGAGCGTCACTGCCCGTCTCTGTCCAGGGCCGGCCTggaggctgggggcactgaggagGCTGCGTCCCTGTCCTCTGGGGTCACCCGACAAGTGGGGGCCAGACGACTGAATGAGGGGCTGTAAGGGAGGCCCACTGCTGGGTGCCAGGTGCCAGCGCTCAGCCCTGTCCCCATGGAAGGGGTGACCCATGTCCTCACCAATAGGGTGACCCCTGTGGACGACTGGAGACAGAAGAGGGTGCCACCCACGCCGCCCTGACATTTGGGGTCCCGACACCCACCGGGCAGGGTCCTACCCTGGGGGGAGGAGGCGCCTGGCTCGGGTTCGGGGTGCCCGGGTTCCGGGGTGCAGGGGAAGAGGCTGAGCACCACGGTGTCGGGGGCGTCGTCCCCGGGGTCCCCGAGTTCAGGGGTGCAGGGCTGCCGGGTGGGGCCGGGGTCCTCCGTAGGCAGCATGGGCTCCATGGGGACCGCTGAGGCCAGGGACAGCGGTGAGGCCGGGCAGAAGGGGTCCCTCCCCCAGCAGCCCCCTCCCCGGACAGCCCCCAGCTCCAGAGGCCTGCAGAAGGGGTCCCTCCCCTGgcaacccccagccccctccctgggCAGCCCCCAGAACCAGAGGCCTGCAGAAGGGGTCCCTCCCCCGacaacccccagccccagaggCCTGCAGAAGGGGGTCTCTCCCCAGgcaacccccagccccctccctgggcagcccccagccccagaggcCTGCAGAAGGGAGTCTCTCCCCAGgcaacccccagccccctccctgggcagcccccagccccagaggcCTGCAGAAGGGGGTCTCTCCCCAGgcaacccccagccccctccctgggcagcccccagccccagaggcCTGCAGAAGGGGGTCTCTCCCcgggcagcccccagccccagaggcCTGCAGAAGGGGGTCTCTCTCtgggcagcccccagccccagaggcCTGCAGAAGGGGGTCTCTCCCcgggcagcccccagccccagaggcCTGCAGAAGGGGGTCTCTCTCcgggcagcccccagccccagaggcCTGCAGAAGGGGTCCCTCCCcaggcagcccccagccccctccctgggCAGCCCCCAGCTCCAGAGGCCTGCAGAAGGGGGTCTCTCCCCGGGCAGCCCCCAGCCCATTTCCCAGCTACGGATCCGGGCTGAGAGCCGGAGGGCTGGGGGTGCCCCGAGAAGCGGGGGCCGGCGATTGGGGGCGCGGGGTGCCCCCGGGGTGGGGCTCGTCCGGGCCGCAGGATCCCAAGCCGACCGGGGGGCCGCTCACCGGCCGCTCGCCTCCGCGGGCCACCCCGCGCCGCTCGCCGGGGACCCCCAAAACTTGGGGGCTCTACTCCCAAACTTTTCCCGACCACCGACGTTGGGGGGCGCGGACCCCCGGCCGCTTCTGCCGGGACGGAGCAACTTGCGACGCGCCCGCTCCCCCGGCCCCCCCGGCGCCCCAACTGCGCCTGCGCGCCCCGGCCCCCCAAGTGCGGAAGCCGCCGCAGGAGCCGCGCCTGGCCCTTTAAGGCTCCGGAGGGGCGTGGCTTCCGCCGAGCCGTCCGGTGGCGACGCCTGCGCGCTCCTCCGCGGTGGGCCGGGCTACGGGCCCTGATGACGTCACCGCGCCCGTCTCCGTCCGCCCACAGGCCGTGAGGAGCGAGCCAATCGGCTGCGGCCgtgggcgcggggcggggcgccGCGGCTTTAAAGGGGGTCCCGGGGCGCCGTCCTTCGTGTCCCCGCGGTGGTCGGGGCCGCGAGCTGGTGTCGCCGCCGCTCTGGCTTCTCGCGGGGAAGGGGCGGGGTCGCAGACCCCCACTTCCGGTTCCGGCCGTCGCTCCCGGCGCGCCGCCATGGAGGAGCCGGAGATGCAGCTGAAGGGGAAGAAAGGTGGGGGGCCGGTGGTGTGTGAGGTGACATGGCGAGGTGGCCCCAAGTAGTCGGGTGGCGTCATCTGAAGGGGCCCTGGCTGAGCTGACTGGGGGGCTGACTTGTGGGGACCCTGGGGGTGCGGACCTGAGAGAAGCCTGATGTGTGAGGTGACCTGGCGACCCCGATGGATGTGATGGACCCGGGTCCCCATGGACGTGACTGGGGGACATGGGGGGGACCTGAGTGGACCTGGGGGGACCTGAGGGGGACATGGAGGGGAGCCTGAGGGGACATGGAGGGGATCCTGCGGGGGACCTGGGGGGGACatggaggggagccggggggacCTGAGGGGACATGGAGGGGAGCCTGGGGGGACCTGAGGGGCACATGGAGGGGAGCCTGAGGGGACATGGAGGGGATCCTGCGGGGGACCTGGGGGGGACATGGAGGGCAGCCGGGGGGACCTGAGGGGACATGGAGGGGATCCTGCGGGGGACatggaggggagccggggggacCTGAGGGGACATGGAGG from Erinaceus europaeus chromosome 23, mEriEur2.1, whole genome shotgun sequence includes:
- the NR2C2AP gene encoding nuclear receptor 2C2-associated protein isoform X3, with the protein product MTHNLVCPQTASRVSSVLNRDTRQFGKKHLFDQREETCWTSDQLQFQGGFCSRRGRLHGAQGSEPLAGIADFYPEDGNSLQTFPVPPAEVDRLRLTLEDASDLFGRVVVYHLRVLGEKLA
- the NR2C2AP gene encoding nuclear receptor 2C2-associated protein isoform X2, producing the protein MTHNLVCPQTASRVSSVLNRDTRQFGKKHLFDQREETCWTSDQWVLLEFPQRVRLSCLQLQFQGGFCSRRGRLHGAQGSEPLAGIADFYPEDGNSLQTFPVPPAEVDRLRLTLEDASDLFGRVVVYHLRVLGEKLA
- the NR2C2AP gene encoding nuclear receptor 2C2-associated protein isoform X1 — its product is MTHNLVCPQTASRVSSVLNRDTRQFGKKHLFDQREETCWTSDQGPSQWVLLEFPQRVRLSCLQLQFQGGFCSRRGRLHGAQGSEPLAGIADFYPEDGNSLQTFPVPPAEVDRLRLTLEDASDLFGRVVVYHLRVLGEKLA
- the RFXANK gene encoding DNA-binding protein RFXANK, coding for MAARRERRPEPEVGVCDPAPSPREARAAATPARGPDHRGDTKDGAPGPPLKPRRPAPRPRPQPIGSLLTACGRTETGAVTSSGPVARPTAEERAGVATGRLGGSHSPQVLGVPGERRGVARGGERPPCTPELGDPGDDAPDTVVLSLFPCTPEPGHPEPEPGASSPQGSSLKHSTTLTNRQRGNEVSALPATLDSLSIHQLAAQGELSQLREQLRRGDNLVNKPDDRGFTPLIWAAAFGEIETVRLLLEWGADPHALAKERESALSLASTGGYTDIVGLLLERDVDINIYDWNGGTPLLYAVRGNHVKCVEALLARGADLTTEADSGYTPMDLAVALGFRRVQQAIETHILRLFQTGLGPEPH